From the Solanum pennellii chromosome 4, SPENNV200 genome, one window contains:
- the LOC107016604 gene encoding F-box/FBD/LRR-repeat protein At1g13570-like: MTQDSKRVAVVEDRISVLPSNVIDHILELLMVHDAARTSILSKNWRYIWAKLPNLVLDKQFCMKLAKKSHNVFKETIDMILLQHIGDIVKFHLDVSGLHLSTYADIDRWMLYVTRNGVKKLKLKMTEDENYEQTSYIFNCPTLTHLKLFNCFFKLPDSFLGFQTLTVLQFESIIFVPEIEFCTINVPLLVKLTIELCYGTEYLNIVFSSELKSLVIVDSCYIETALRTLAYPRDTLFGCNPKGASCTLNCLWRLFICVNFNEIGQTSYTLELIKSSPNLSKLEIWDYATGDTAEEVMKYLDTPACLDKTLNQLEDVSIYSFNYSNVVLSFVKLLFAHAPSLSRMIIHPDKASSSEEELNVAKELMRFTRASPKAELIYRQNYELD; the protein is encoded by the exons ATGACTCAAG ATAGTAAAAGAGTTGCCGTTGTTGAAGATAGAATCAGTGTTCTACCAAGTAATGTTATAGATCATATCCTTGAGCTCTTGATGGTTCATGACGCTGCAAGAACTAGTATTTTGTCCAAAAATTGGAGATATATTTGGGCCAAGCTTCCCAATTTGGTGCTTGATAAGCAATTCTGCATGAAATTAGCTAAAAAATCTCACAATGTCTTCAAAGAAACAATAGATATGATTCTCTTACAACACATTGGAGATATTGTAAAGTTTCATCTTGATGTTTCAGGATTACATTTGTCTACATATGCAGATATCGATAGATGGATGCTTTATGTCACCAGAAATGGTGTCAAGAAGCTAAAGCTTAAAATGACAGAAGATGAAAATTACGAACAAActtcttatatatttaattgtccAACGCTGACACATTTGAAACTCTTCAACTGTTTCTTCAAATTACCAGATTCTTTTCTTGGCTTTCAAACTCTTACTGTCCTTCAGTTTGAATCAATAATCTTTGTTCCTGAAATAGAGTTTTGTACTATCAATGTGCCCCTTCTTGTCAAACTAACCATAGAACTCTGTTATGGTACTGAATACCTCAACATTGTGTTCTCATCGGAGTTGAAGTCCTTGGTTATTGTTGACAGTTGCTATATAGAAACTGCTTTAAGAACt CTCGCCTACCCTCGAGACACTTTGTTTGG GTGCAATCCCAAAGGGGCTTCATGTACACTCAACTGCTTGTGGCGTCTTTTTATATGTGTAAACTTCAATGAAATTGGTCAGACTTCTTACACTCTGGAGTTGATTAAAAGCTCCCCCAATTTGAGTAAACTTGAGATTTGG GACTATGCTACCGGTGACACTGCTGAAGAAGTTATGAAATATCTAGACACACCAGCATGTTTGGACAAAACCCTCAACCAGCTTGAAGATGTTTCCATCTATTCCTTTAACTATTCTAATGTTGTACTATCTTTTGTAAAATTATTGTTTGCTCATGCTCCATCTTTGTCAAGGATGATAATCCATCCGGATAAAGCTTCTAGCTCCGAAGAAGAATTGAATGTTGCCAAAGAGCTGATGCGTTTCACCAGAGCATCTCCTAAGGCAGAGCTAATCTATCGACAAAATTATGAGTTGGATTAA